A genomic segment from Streptosporangium roseum DSM 43021 encodes:
- a CDS encoding WGR domain-containing protein, producing MAARSTYLELSEDDGSSHKFYEVVLDGLQVTISYGRIGEPGQSKVSAFATAEKAEAAAAKKIGEKVRRGYAPAVRGGRQRRAVTRRSVASVRSTATQAPVLWRFASGAAAFGIFVDSERCWVGNQNGDVYTVTHGGTVTGRFRLPDGVKCIVADDFWIYAGADDGKVYDLSGKVPRLAYEISEDVDIYWLDIHEGVLGVSDQAGRITTIDHEDEFQWARKGRGDSAWMVRCDDEAVYHGHSTGVARYDAAAGAPVWETGLNGAVLFGWQEAGSVYAGTSRGAVHRLSKSDGATEAVYRCDATVFSCATAPGGRYVFAGDNHSSIYCFDQSGERLWKLATGCGSAFSMQYLDDRLYIVTTDGTLACIDATEEAIKAAQGGTVPEPVDVKAAAGLAVVEPTATLETVTLETVSGAGDGVVVECFREGERLRVRVVSEGYDVRRNVQFPKGVREAGARYLVEGVRFSERGGFYRAYGDIRRLL from the coding sequence ATGGCGGCGCGGAGCACGTACCTGGAGCTGTCCGAGGACGACGGAAGCTCGCACAAGTTCTACGAGGTCGTGCTCGACGGGCTCCAGGTGACGATCAGCTACGGCCGGATCGGTGAGCCGGGGCAGTCCAAGGTGTCGGCCTTCGCCACCGCGGAGAAGGCCGAGGCCGCCGCGGCGAAGAAGATCGGCGAGAAGGTCCGCAGGGGCTACGCCCCCGCCGTACGCGGGGGGCGCCAGCGCCGCGCGGTCACCCGGCGCAGCGTGGCGAGCGTCCGCTCCACCGCCACCCAGGCGCCGGTGCTGTGGCGCTTCGCCAGCGGCGCGGCGGCATTCGGGATCTTCGTCGACTCCGAGCGCTGCTGGGTCGGCAACCAGAACGGCGACGTCTACACCGTCACCCACGGGGGCACCGTCACCGGCCGCTTCCGGCTCCCCGACGGCGTCAAGTGCATCGTCGCCGACGACTTCTGGATCTACGCGGGCGCCGACGACGGCAAGGTCTACGACCTCAGCGGGAAGGTCCCCCGGCTCGCCTACGAGATCTCCGAGGACGTCGACATCTACTGGCTGGACATCCACGAGGGGGTGCTGGGCGTCTCCGACCAGGCGGGCCGGATCACCACCATCGACCACGAGGACGAGTTCCAGTGGGCGCGCAAGGGGCGGGGCGACTCGGCCTGGATGGTCCGCTGCGACGACGAGGCCGTCTACCACGGGCACTCCACCGGCGTGGCCCGCTACGACGCCGCCGCCGGCGCGCCGGTCTGGGAGACGGGCCTCAACGGCGCGGTGCTGTTCGGCTGGCAGGAGGCGGGCTCGGTCTACGCCGGCACCTCGCGCGGCGCCGTGCACCGGCTCAGCAAGTCCGACGGCGCGACCGAGGCGGTCTACCGCTGCGACGCCACCGTCTTCTCCTGCGCCACAGCCCCCGGCGGCCGTTACGTCTTCGCCGGGGACAACCACTCCTCGATCTACTGCTTCGACCAGAGCGGCGAGCGCCTGTGGAAGCTGGCCACCGGCTGCGGCTCGGCCTTCTCCATGCAGTATCTCGACGACCGCCTCTACATCGTGACCACCGACGGCACCCTGGCCTGCATCGACGCCACGGAGGAGGCGATCAAGGCGGCGCAGGGGGGCACCGTCCCCGAGCCGGTGGACGTCAAGGCGGCGGCCGGGCTGGCCGTGGTGGAGCCGACGGCGACGCTGGAGACCGTGACGCTGGAGACCGTCTCCGGCGCAGGGGACGGCGTGGTCGTGGAGTGCTTCCGGGAGGGGGAGCGGCTCCGGGTGCGGGTGGTCAGCGAGGGCTACGACGTCCGGCGGAACGTGCAGTTCCCCAAGGGGGTGCGCGAGGCGGGCGCCCGTTATCTCGTCGAGGGCGTGCGCTTCTCCGAGCGGGGCGGCTTCTACCGGGCCTACGGCGACATCAGGCGCCTGCTCTGA
- a CDS encoding AI-2E family transporter: MGERIGPAPAGDGGLRRAGDTAWRLLAIIALAAVILWVLYVVQVVVIPIVLGMAITTLLLPPYQRLRRHGLSRALATTAVCLGGFLLLAALVALLVPPTVAGVAELRRSFGKAGGDLQMLASSLGLDEKKTTELFEQAKQYLSGRGGEIASGALAGVRTVGEILFGVVLAMILSVYFVHSGDRLVGWVIDLAPRGARRTLRESGAVIFDVVSRYIRGVALVGLVDGFFIGIALWILGVPIALPLAVLTFAGAFLPVVGAFAAGLLAAVVAFVAKGWLVALIVVAVTVLVQQLEGHVLAPQIYGRALDLPSAAILIIIALGSVLGGIVGAFLAAPVASVAVALIHHRQEEQEAGAR; encoded by the coding sequence ATGGGGGAGCGCATCGGCCCCGCCCCCGCGGGGGACGGGGGGCTGCGGCGGGCGGGTGACACGGCCTGGCGCCTGCTCGCGATCATCGCCCTGGCCGCCGTGATCCTGTGGGTCCTCTACGTGGTCCAGGTGGTGGTCATCCCCATCGTCCTCGGAATGGCGATCACCACGCTTCTGCTCCCGCCCTACCAGCGGCTCAGGAGGCACGGGCTGAGCCGGGCGCTCGCCACCACCGCGGTCTGTCTCGGCGGCTTCCTCCTCCTGGCGGCGTTGGTCGCGCTGCTCGTGCCGCCCACGGTCGCCGGTGTGGCCGAGCTGCGGCGGAGTTTCGGGAAGGCGGGCGGTGACCTGCAGATGTTGGCGTCGTCCCTCGGCCTGGACGAGAAGAAGACCACGGAGCTGTTCGAGCAGGCCAAGCAGTACCTGAGCGGGCGGGGCGGAGAGATCGCCAGCGGGGCCCTGGCGGGCGTGCGCACCGTGGGGGAGATCCTGTTCGGCGTGGTGCTGGCCATGATCCTGTCGGTCTACTTCGTGCACAGCGGCGACCGTCTCGTCGGGTGGGTCATAGATCTGGCTCCCCGGGGGGCCAGGCGGACCCTGCGGGAGAGCGGTGCGGTGATCTTCGACGTCGTCAGCCGCTACATCCGCGGGGTGGCGCTCGTCGGCCTGGTCGACGGGTTCTTCATCGGGATCGCGCTGTGGATCCTGGGCGTGCCGATCGCCCTGCCGCTGGCTGTGCTGACGTTCGCCGGGGCGTTCCTGCCGGTCGTGGGCGCGTTCGCGGCGGGCCTGCTGGCGGCGGTCGTGGCCTTCGTGGCCAAGGGCTGGCTGGTGGCGCTGATCGTGGTCGCGGTCACCGTGCTGGTCCAGCAGCTGGAGGGGCACGTGCTCGCCCCGCAGATCTACGGCCGGGCACTCGACCTGCCCAGTGCGGCCATTCTGATCATCATCGCGCTGGGCAGCGTCCTCGGCGGGATCGTCGGCGCCTTCCTGGCCGCCCCGGTGGCCTCGGTCGCCGTCGCGCTGATCCATCACCGCCAGGAGGAGCAGGAGGCGGGCGCCCGCTGA
- a CDS encoding YnfA family protein, which yields MTVARSLLLFVFAALAEIGGAWLVWQGVREGRGPLWIAGGVIALGAYGFAAAFQPDPDFGRILAAYGGVFIAGSLIWGMVMDGFRPDRWDVAGALICLAGVAVIMYAPRG from the coding sequence GTGACCGTCGCCCGATCCCTGCTGCTGTTCGTGTTCGCCGCCCTCGCGGAGATCGGCGGCGCGTGGTTGGTCTGGCAGGGCGTGCGGGAAGGGCGGGGACCGCTCTGGATCGCCGGCGGAGTGATCGCCCTGGGGGCGTACGGGTTTGCCGCCGCGTTCCAGCCCGATCCCGACTTCGGCCGGATCCTCGCGGCCTACGGCGGGGTGTTCATCGCAGGTTCCCTGATCTGGGGGATGGTCATGGACGGGTTCCGGCCTGACCGCTGGGACGTGGCCGGCGCGCTCATCTGCCTGGCGGGAGTGGCCGTCATCATGTACGCGCCGCGCGGCTGA